From Drosophila suzukii chromosome 2R, CBGP_Dsuzu_IsoJpt1.0, whole genome shotgun sequence, a single genomic window includes:
- the LOC118876945 gene encoding probable DNA replication complex GINS protein PSF3: MSSGINCREIFVFLEILIWNQAKQRNRQNNEHSNNKGSSSSNNKETSSNSSSSSNNNSNKQHNKNHSNRRSSNNSNNNAVKVIKQQQQQQQQQLPKATKNKNYSSNNNSSNSNNNNLHILQKG; encoded by the coding sequence ATGTCTTCCGGAATTAATTGTCGTGAAATTTTCgtatttttggaaattttgATTTGGAATCAAGCAAAACAGAGAAATCGACAAAACAATGAGCatagcaacaacaaaggcagcagcagcagcaacaataaggaaaccagcagcaacagcagcagcagcagcaacaacaacagcaacaagcaACACAATAAAAATCACAGCAACCGtagaagcagcaacaacagcaacaacaacgcaGTGAAAGTGataaagcagcagcagcaacaacaacaacaacaactgccCAAAGcaaccaaaaacaaaaactacagcagcaacaacaatagcagcaacagcaataaCAACAATCTGCACATACTGCAAAAGGGTTAA